A single region of the Canis lupus familiaris isolate Mischka breed German Shepherd chromosome 35, alternate assembly UU_Cfam_GSD_1.0, whole genome shotgun sequence genome encodes:
- the LOC119867725 gene encoding GTP-binding nuclear protein Ran-like, translating into MGEFEKYVATLGVEVHPLVFHANRGPIKFHVWDTAGQEKFSGLWDGYYIQAQCAIMMFDVTSRVTYKNVPNWHRDLVRVCENVSIVLCGNKVHIKDRKVKAKSIVFHRKKNLQYYDISAKSNYNFEKPFLWLARKLIGDPNLEFVAMPALAPPEVVMDPALAAQYQHDLEVAQTTALPDGDDDL; encoded by the coding sequence ATGGGTGAATTCGAGAAGTATGTAGCCACTCTGGGCGTGGAGGTCCACCCCCTAGTGTTCCACGCCAACAGGGGCCCCATCAAGTTCCACGTGTGGGACACTGCCGGCCAGGAGAAGTTCAGCGGGCTCTGGGACGGCTACTACATCCAAGCCCAGTGTGCCATTATGATGTTTGATGTAACGTCAAGGGTTACTTACAAGAATGTGCCTAACTGGCATAGAGATCTGGTACGAGTGTGTGAGAACGTCTCCATTGTGCTGTGTGGCAATAAAGTGCATATTAAGGACAGGAAAGTTAAGGCAAAATCTATTGTCTTCCACCGAAAGAAGAACCTTCAGTACTATGACATTTCTGCCAAAAGTAACTACAATTTTGAGAAGCCGTTCCTGTGGCTTGCTAGAAAACTAATTGGAGACCCTAACCTGGAGTTTGTCGCCATGCCTGCTCTTGCCCCCCCAGAGGTGGTCATGGATCCAGCTCTGGCAGCACAGTACCAGCACGATCTAGAGGTTGCTCAGACAACCGCGCTCCCGGATGGGGATGATGACCTGTGA